One Antennarius striatus isolate MH-2024 chromosome 17, ASM4005453v1, whole genome shotgun sequence genomic window carries:
- the zfyve28 gene encoding lateral signaling target protein 2 homolog isoform X2: MNRFRKWLYKPKRTDPQLLAQFYYADEELNQVATELDSLDGRKDPQRCTLLVNQFRSCQDNVLNIINQIMDECIPNDRANRDFSVKFPEEIRHDNLAGQLWFGAECLAAGSIIMNREIESIAMRPLAKDLTRSLEEVRNITRDQALRDLNLYTDRLKDALRHFDGLFAEFELSYVSAMVPVKSPKEYYVQQEVIVLFCETVERALKLGYLTQDMIDDYEPALMFTIPRLAIVCGLVVYSEGPLNLDQKSEDMSELFRPFRTLLKKIRDLLQTLTEEELITLERNLCVSQDGELSLDQEPGINCSPAPVPDSQTSSIPTYNTSKVEYEGEQEHLALFVCPSQEEELAEVEKGWEEVETERGGEEQDQGLLCEEAEEAELACSMQYDEEELEQLNMMVYRVGDEMSNLLSPPSQGQSPAHHPHRGEAGGSSGVSSAETSPRRFLVGLGRTGLFVEEEDRVFLMEDLDAAGDITSTSREASSSVASPSKAPKSARPVQCRLALRPNSARNGWYSEAQSEQPCPQPCSQTAQCPKHHLCSSAPGSEPLPYTNGWDMALEGTASETAEVIAHRMGGMKLSATVIFNPRSPSLTELAVDKLLMPRPAPSEIEPCGPLVATQCLLNSCVCCGSCEDSHEDVTTETTGLGLGFHLGLERNCKTANSSAVIQSSARRQPVRGHEPLNKNDLSQLTHPFSSCSEESLEDDSNFQLCEKCLAPRQGHHPLDCGSSGEDGLFLCKHQLGTEKKQQSSGGQQRDKETDKDKPEPKDMKKDNKEDSRRNPSFQNSPHSSVSGSDCESVSVTSCSLSSSAYTPSSVTPSSGMSEDLDHQEIQLALQDAKLAARNKIRSRFHSSSDLIHRLFVCISGVADQLQTNYASDLRSILKTLFEVMATKCEQGNNDNQNKVPVLRSAVLEDCALCQETISSSEMAAKAREGQFEDPPDWVPDEACNSCIACKAPFTVIRRKHHCRSCGKIFCSRCSSHSAPLPRYGQVKPVRVCTHCYMFHVTPFYSDKASI, translated from the exons ATGAACCGCTTTCGAAAGTGGTTGTATAAGCCAAAG AGGACAGACCCTCAGCTCCTGGCTCAGTTCTACTACGCTGATGAGGAGCTGAATCAGGTGGCCACGGAGCTGGACAGCCTCGACGGCAGGAAGGACCCTCAGAGATGCACCCTGCTGGTCAATCAGTTCAGATCCTGTCAG GACAATGTGTTGAACATTATCAATCAGATCATGGATGAATGTATCCCCAACGACCGGGCCAACAGAGACTTCTCTGTCAAGTTCCCTGAAGAGATTCGTCATGACAACTTGGCTGGGCAGCTGTGGTTTGGGGCTGAG TGTTTAGCTGCTGGCTCCATCATCATGAACAGGGAGATAGAGAGTATAGCGATGAGGCCGCTGGCTAAAGATCTGACTCGCAGCCTGGAGGAGGTACGCAACATCACGAGAGACCAGGCCCTGAGGGACCTCAACCTGTACACAGACCGCTTGAAGGACGCATTGCGACATTTCGACGGCCTTTTCGCTGAGTTTGAGCTCAG TTATGTGTCAGCCATGGTGCCTGTGAAGTCTCCCAAAGAATACTATGTTCAGCAGGAAGTGATTGTGCTCTTCTGTGAGACTGTAGAGAG AGCTCTGAAGCTGGGCTATCTCACACAAGACATGATCGATGACTATGAACCCGCGCTGATGTTTACAATTCCCAGACTAGCCATTGTTTG tgGACTAGTTGTGTATTCAGAGGGACCTCTCAACCTTGACCAAAAATCAGAGGACATGTCTGAGCTCTTCCGACCTTTTCGCACTTTATTGAAGAAAATCAG AGACCTGCTACAAACCCTTACAGAAGAGGAGTTAATTACGTTGGAGAGGAATCTGTGCGTATCTCAGGATGGGGAGTTGTCTTTAGATCAGGAGCCTGGTATAAACTGCTCACCAGCTCCAGTTCCAGACAGTCAGACATCCTCCATTCCCACATACAACACCTCCAAGGTGGAGTACGAGGGAGAGCAGGAGCATCTggctctgtttgtgtgtcccagCCAAGAGGAGGAGCTGGCAGAAGTGGAAAAAGGTTGGGAGGAGGTTGAAAccgagagaggaggggaggagcaGGATCAGGGTCTGCTGTGtgaggaagcagaggaggctgAATTGGCGTGCTCCATGCAATATGATGAGGAGGAGCTTGAGCAGCTCAACATGATGGTTTACCGTGTGGGAGATGAGATGTCCAACCTGCTTTCGCCTCCCAGCCAGGGTCAGTCCCCGGCACACCACCCACACAGAGGAGAGGCAGGAGGCTCCAGTGGAGTGTCCAGCGCTGAGACCTCTCCCCGAAGGTTCCTTGTCGGCTTGGGAAGGACAGGCCTCTTtgtagaggaggaggacagggtTTTCCTCATGGAGGACCTGGATGCAGCAGGAGACATCACCAGCACCTCAAGAGAGGCCAGTAGTTCTGTGGCCTCTCCTTCCAAAGCACCAAAGTCTGCTCGTCCTGTGCAGTGCAGGCTGGCTCTACGGCCGAACTCTGCCAGGAACGGTTGGTACTCTGAGGCCCAGTCGGAGCAGCCATGCCCACAGCCATGCAGCCAGACCGCACAGTGTCCTAAGCATCATCTGTGCTCTTCTGCTCCTGGCTCTGAACCTCTGCCTTACACCAATGGGTGGGACATGGCTTTAGAAGGTACGGCATCAGAAACAGCTGAGGTCATTGCTCACCGTATGGGTGGGATGAAGCTCTCTGCCACAGTCATCTTCAACCCCCGCTCCCCCAGCCTGACAGAGCTGGCTGTGGACAAACTGCTGATGCCCAGGCCCGCTCCCTCTGAGATTGAGCCTTGCGGCCCCCTGGTGGCCACTCAGTGTTTGCTCAACTCCTGCGTCtgctgtgggagctgtgaggacagtcatgaagACGTCACCACAGAGACCACTGGACTCGGGTTAGGCTTCCACTTGGGACTGGAAAGAAACTGCAAGACTGCAAACTCCAGCGCTGTTATCCAGTCTTCTGCTCGCCGACAGCCGGTGCGGGGTCACGAGCCTCTAAATAAGAACGACCTCTCGCAGCTGACTCACCCTTTTTCCAGCTGCTCTGAAGAGAGCCTAGAAGACGACTCAAACTTCCAGCTCTGTGAGAAGTGCCTGGCTCCACGGCAGGGGCATCACCCTCTGGATTGTGGCTCCAGTGGAGAGGATGGACTCTTTCTGTGCAAGCACCAGCTGGGGACTGAAAAGAAGCAGCAGAGCAGTGGAGGCCAGCAAAGGGACAAAGAGACGGATAAGGACAAGCCAGAGCCTAAAGACATGAAGAAGGACAACAAAGAGGACAGCAGGAGGAACCCCAG ttttcagaACTCTCCACACAGCTCAGTGTCAGGTAGTGACTGTGAGAGTGTCTCCGTCACATCATGTAGTCTATCAAGCAGTGCATACACTCCCAG TTCAGTGACCCCCAGCTCAGGGATGTCAGAAGACCTGGACCATCAGGAGATCCAGCTGGCCCTCCAAGATGCCAAGCTGGCTGCCAGGAACAAAATCCGATCACGCTTCCACAGCAGCAGCGACCTCATCCACCGGCTTTTTGTTTGTATATCCG GCGTCGCCGATCAGCTGCAGACCAACTATGCTAGTGACCTGCGCAGCATCCTCAAGACTCTGTTTGAAGTCATGGCAACCAAGTGTGAGCAAGGTAACAACGATAATCAAAACAAAG TTCCTGTTCTGCGCAGTGCAGTGTTGGAGGACTGCGCTCTCTGTCAGGAGACTATCTCCTCATCAGAAATGGCGGCCAAGGCGCGGGAGGGCCAGTTCGAAG ACCCTCCAGATTGGGTCCCTGATGAAGCCTGCAACTCCTGCATCGCTTGTAAGGCTCCCTTCACCGTCATCCGTCGGAAGCATCACTGTAGAAGCTGCGGCAAG ATCTTTTGCTCCCGTTGCTCGTCTCACTCTGCACCTTTGCCCCGGTATGGGCAGGTGAAACCCGTCAGGGTCTGCACACACTGCTACATGTTTCATGTCACGCCTTTTTACAGTGACAAGGCCAGCATCTGA
- the zfyve28 gene encoding lateral signaling target protein 2 homolog isoform X1: MNRFRKWLYKPKRTDPQLLAQFYYADEELNQVATELDSLDGRKDPQRCTLLVNQFRSCQDNVLNIINQIMDECIPNDRANRDFSVKFPEEIRHDNLAGQLWFGAECLAAGSIIMNREIESIAMRPLAKDLTRSLEEVRNITRDQALRDLNLYTDRLKDALRHFDGLFAEFELSYVSAMVPVKSPKEYYVQQEVIVLFCETVERALKLGYLTQDMIDDYEPALMFTIPRLAIVCGLVVYSEGPLNLDQKSEDMSELFRPFRTLLKKIRDLLQTLTEEELITLERNLCVSQDGELSLDQEPGINCSPAPVPDSQTSSIPTYNTSKVEYEGEQEHLALFVCPSQEEELAEVEKGWEEVETERGGEEQDQGLLCEEAEEAELACSMQYDEEELEQLNMMVYRVGDEMSNLLSPPSQGQSPAHHPHRGEAGGSSGVSSAETSPRRFLVGLGRTGLFVEEEDRVFLMEDLDAAGDITSTSREASSSVASPSKAPKSARPVQCRLALRPNSARNGWYSEAQSEQPCPQPCSQTAQCPKHHLCSSAPGSEPLPYTNGWDMALEGTASETAEVIAHRMGGMKLSATVIFNPRSPSLTELAVDKLLMPRPAPSEIEPCGPLVATQCLLNSCVCCGSCEDSHEDVTTETTGLGLGFHLGLERNCKTANSSAVIQSSARRQPVRGHEPLNKNDLSQLTHPFSSCSEESLEDDSNFQLCEKCLAPRQGHHPLDCGSSGEDGLFLCKHQLGTEKKQQSSGGQQRDKETDKDKPEPKDMKKDNKEDSRRNPSFQNSPHSSVSGSDCESVSVTSCSLSSSAYTPSSVTPSSGMSEDLDHQEIQLALQDAKLAARNKIRSRFHSSSDLIHRLFVCISGVADQLQTNYASDLRSILKTLFEVMATKCEQGNNDNQNKAVPVLRSAVLEDCALCQETISSSEMAAKAREGQFEDPPDWVPDEACNSCIACKAPFTVIRRKHHCRSCGKIFCSRCSSHSAPLPRYGQVKPVRVCTHCYMFHVTPFYSDKASI, translated from the exons ATGAACCGCTTTCGAAAGTGGTTGTATAAGCCAAAG AGGACAGACCCTCAGCTCCTGGCTCAGTTCTACTACGCTGATGAGGAGCTGAATCAGGTGGCCACGGAGCTGGACAGCCTCGACGGCAGGAAGGACCCTCAGAGATGCACCCTGCTGGTCAATCAGTTCAGATCCTGTCAG GACAATGTGTTGAACATTATCAATCAGATCATGGATGAATGTATCCCCAACGACCGGGCCAACAGAGACTTCTCTGTCAAGTTCCCTGAAGAGATTCGTCATGACAACTTGGCTGGGCAGCTGTGGTTTGGGGCTGAG TGTTTAGCTGCTGGCTCCATCATCATGAACAGGGAGATAGAGAGTATAGCGATGAGGCCGCTGGCTAAAGATCTGACTCGCAGCCTGGAGGAGGTACGCAACATCACGAGAGACCAGGCCCTGAGGGACCTCAACCTGTACACAGACCGCTTGAAGGACGCATTGCGACATTTCGACGGCCTTTTCGCTGAGTTTGAGCTCAG TTATGTGTCAGCCATGGTGCCTGTGAAGTCTCCCAAAGAATACTATGTTCAGCAGGAAGTGATTGTGCTCTTCTGTGAGACTGTAGAGAG AGCTCTGAAGCTGGGCTATCTCACACAAGACATGATCGATGACTATGAACCCGCGCTGATGTTTACAATTCCCAGACTAGCCATTGTTTG tgGACTAGTTGTGTATTCAGAGGGACCTCTCAACCTTGACCAAAAATCAGAGGACATGTCTGAGCTCTTCCGACCTTTTCGCACTTTATTGAAGAAAATCAG AGACCTGCTACAAACCCTTACAGAAGAGGAGTTAATTACGTTGGAGAGGAATCTGTGCGTATCTCAGGATGGGGAGTTGTCTTTAGATCAGGAGCCTGGTATAAACTGCTCACCAGCTCCAGTTCCAGACAGTCAGACATCCTCCATTCCCACATACAACACCTCCAAGGTGGAGTACGAGGGAGAGCAGGAGCATCTggctctgtttgtgtgtcccagCCAAGAGGAGGAGCTGGCAGAAGTGGAAAAAGGTTGGGAGGAGGTTGAAAccgagagaggaggggaggagcaGGATCAGGGTCTGCTGTGtgaggaagcagaggaggctgAATTGGCGTGCTCCATGCAATATGATGAGGAGGAGCTTGAGCAGCTCAACATGATGGTTTACCGTGTGGGAGATGAGATGTCCAACCTGCTTTCGCCTCCCAGCCAGGGTCAGTCCCCGGCACACCACCCACACAGAGGAGAGGCAGGAGGCTCCAGTGGAGTGTCCAGCGCTGAGACCTCTCCCCGAAGGTTCCTTGTCGGCTTGGGAAGGACAGGCCTCTTtgtagaggaggaggacagggtTTTCCTCATGGAGGACCTGGATGCAGCAGGAGACATCACCAGCACCTCAAGAGAGGCCAGTAGTTCTGTGGCCTCTCCTTCCAAAGCACCAAAGTCTGCTCGTCCTGTGCAGTGCAGGCTGGCTCTACGGCCGAACTCTGCCAGGAACGGTTGGTACTCTGAGGCCCAGTCGGAGCAGCCATGCCCACAGCCATGCAGCCAGACCGCACAGTGTCCTAAGCATCATCTGTGCTCTTCTGCTCCTGGCTCTGAACCTCTGCCTTACACCAATGGGTGGGACATGGCTTTAGAAGGTACGGCATCAGAAACAGCTGAGGTCATTGCTCACCGTATGGGTGGGATGAAGCTCTCTGCCACAGTCATCTTCAACCCCCGCTCCCCCAGCCTGACAGAGCTGGCTGTGGACAAACTGCTGATGCCCAGGCCCGCTCCCTCTGAGATTGAGCCTTGCGGCCCCCTGGTGGCCACTCAGTGTTTGCTCAACTCCTGCGTCtgctgtgggagctgtgaggacagtcatgaagACGTCACCACAGAGACCACTGGACTCGGGTTAGGCTTCCACTTGGGACTGGAAAGAAACTGCAAGACTGCAAACTCCAGCGCTGTTATCCAGTCTTCTGCTCGCCGACAGCCGGTGCGGGGTCACGAGCCTCTAAATAAGAACGACCTCTCGCAGCTGACTCACCCTTTTTCCAGCTGCTCTGAAGAGAGCCTAGAAGACGACTCAAACTTCCAGCTCTGTGAGAAGTGCCTGGCTCCACGGCAGGGGCATCACCCTCTGGATTGTGGCTCCAGTGGAGAGGATGGACTCTTTCTGTGCAAGCACCAGCTGGGGACTGAAAAGAAGCAGCAGAGCAGTGGAGGCCAGCAAAGGGACAAAGAGACGGATAAGGACAAGCCAGAGCCTAAAGACATGAAGAAGGACAACAAAGAGGACAGCAGGAGGAACCCCAG ttttcagaACTCTCCACACAGCTCAGTGTCAGGTAGTGACTGTGAGAGTGTCTCCGTCACATCATGTAGTCTATCAAGCAGTGCATACACTCCCAG TTCAGTGACCCCCAGCTCAGGGATGTCAGAAGACCTGGACCATCAGGAGATCCAGCTGGCCCTCCAAGATGCCAAGCTGGCTGCCAGGAACAAAATCCGATCACGCTTCCACAGCAGCAGCGACCTCATCCACCGGCTTTTTGTTTGTATATCCG GCGTCGCCGATCAGCTGCAGACCAACTATGCTAGTGACCTGCGCAGCATCCTCAAGACTCTGTTTGAAGTCATGGCAACCAAGTGTGAGCAAGGTAACAACGATAATCAAAACAAAG CAGTTCCTGTTCTGCGCAGTGCAGTGTTGGAGGACTGCGCTCTCTGTCAGGAGACTATCTCCTCATCAGAAATGGCGGCCAAGGCGCGGGAGGGCCAGTTCGAAG ACCCTCCAGATTGGGTCCCTGATGAAGCCTGCAACTCCTGCATCGCTTGTAAGGCTCCCTTCACCGTCATCCGTCGGAAGCATCACTGTAGAAGCTGCGGCAAG ATCTTTTGCTCCCGTTGCTCGTCTCACTCTGCACCTTTGCCCCGGTATGGGCAGGTGAAACCCGTCAGGGTCTGCACACACTGCTACATGTTTCATGTCACGCCTTTTTACAGTGACAAGGCCAGCATCTGA